The Halodesulfovibrio sp. genome has a segment encoding these proteins:
- a CDS encoding FAD-dependent oxidoreductase, which yields MAEYDFDLIIIGSGAAGLTIASGAAQLGVKVLLIEKEKQMGGDCLHYGCVPSKTLIKCAKVRHQMTNADSYGLPTPNLDPVDFAKVAAHIQSVIDTIQPHDSPERFEGLGATVRFGTASFRDPHTISLEPPEGGTPEHISGKTIVIAAGSTPSKPPFKGLDQVDYLTNETVFSQKTLPKTLTVIGGGPIAVEMAQSFQRLGSQVTLLQRSAHILSKEDTDMAEVVETSLRKDGVTIVTNTSIKEISQHDDQISVTCGTKGDSSQTVTSEKLLVALGRAPAVEALNLKNTGVEYSKKGIPVDEKMRTNVPHIYAVGDITGKYQFTHAAGYEGGIVIANAVFKMPRKADYTLLPWVTYSDPELASIGYNEKRAQQADIKYTVHTESFAFNDRALAENQPEGKLKLLQDQKGRIIGVQIAGIHAGELINEWVAILGGKVSLSTLAGAIHPYPTVSEINKKVAGTILSKKVFSPFTRKVLRTLFKYRGRA from the coding sequence ATGGCAGAATATGATTTTGATCTCATCATCATCGGTAGCGGCGCTGCTGGTTTAACAATAGCCTCCGGTGCAGCACAGCTAGGCGTGAAAGTGCTGTTAATCGAAAAAGAAAAACAAATGGGTGGAGATTGTCTGCACTATGGATGCGTCCCAAGTAAGACTCTGATTAAGTGTGCAAAAGTGCGCCATCAGATGACAAATGCAGACAGCTATGGACTGCCTACCCCCAATTTAGACCCAGTAGACTTTGCAAAAGTCGCTGCACATATTCAATCAGTCATCGACACTATCCAGCCGCACGATTCACCAGAGCGCTTTGAAGGGCTTGGTGCAACAGTGCGATTCGGTACAGCATCATTTAGAGACCCGCATACTATTTCTCTTGAACCACCGGAGGGTGGAACACCTGAACACATCTCCGGCAAAACAATCGTCATTGCAGCTGGTTCTACTCCATCAAAGCCACCATTCAAGGGACTAGATCAAGTTGACTACCTTACTAACGAAACTGTTTTTTCCCAAAAGACACTTCCAAAAACACTTACGGTTATCGGGGGTGGTCCTATTGCGGTAGAGATGGCGCAGTCATTTCAACGCCTCGGCTCACAGGTTACACTACTGCAACGCTCTGCCCATATTCTTTCAAAAGAAGATACAGACATGGCAGAAGTCGTTGAAACTTCACTCCGTAAAGATGGTGTTACCATTGTTACTAACACCAGCATCAAAGAAATCAGTCAACATGACGATCAAATATCAGTAACCTGCGGAACAAAGGGAGACTCCTCGCAAACTGTAACCAGCGAAAAACTACTGGTCGCACTTGGAAGAGCACCTGCTGTCGAAGCTTTGAATCTTAAAAACACAGGTGTGGAATATTCGAAAAAAGGTATTCCTGTTGATGAAAAAATGCGAACAAACGTGCCGCATATTTATGCTGTCGGCGACATCACAGGCAAGTATCAGTTTACCCACGCTGCCGGATATGAAGGCGGTATTGTAATTGCCAACGCTGTTTTTAAGATGCCGCGAAAAGCAGACTACACATTGCTGCCGTGGGTGACATACAGTGATCCCGAACTAGCTTCTATCGGATACAATGAAAAACGAGCACAACAAGCTGATATCAAGTACACAGTGCACACAGAATCTTTCGCATTCAATGACCGTGCACTTGCCGAAAACCAGCCGGAAGGAAAATTGAAACTACTGCAAGATCAAAAGGGGCGCATTATCGGCGTTCAGATCGCCGGAATACATGCCGGTGAGCTTATAAATGAATGGGTCGCTATTCTTGGAGGCAAGGTTTCTTTATCAACTCTGGCAGGAGCTATACATCCATACCCAACTGTTAGTGAAATCAACAAAAAAGTTGCTGGAACAATTCTCAGCAAAAAAGTTTTTTCACCATTCACACGCAAAGTACTTCGCACCCTTTTCAAATATCGTGGTCGCGCTTAA
- a CDS encoding TVP38/TMEM64 family protein — translation MTAIQAKRLTIVISIILMLTAVWYFDLTDYLTLEYIKMKQDAFRMLHHEHTYLVVGGFVILYILVTALSIPGAAIMTLAAGGLFGFWTALIAVSFASTIGATLACFVSRYILKDWVQNTFGSKIKKIDDGVKKEGAFYLFTVRLVPIFPFFAINLIMGITSLPLRTFFWVSQLGMLPGTAVFVNAGKQLATINDIADVLQPVHIISFALLGVFPLLAKFLLKFIRKIKESN, via the coding sequence ATGACAGCAATTCAAGCCAAAAGACTCACTATCGTCATTTCTATTATACTCATGCTCACCGCAGTCTGGTATTTCGACCTCACAGATTATTTGACGCTTGAATATATCAAAATGAAACAAGATGCCTTCAGAATGTTACATCATGAGCACACGTACCTTGTTGTAGGAGGATTTGTAATTCTCTACATTCTTGTCACAGCACTCTCCATTCCAGGAGCGGCAATTATGACCCTTGCCGCTGGCGGGTTATTCGGATTCTGGACAGCACTTATTGCAGTATCGTTTGCATCTACCATTGGTGCAACACTCGCCTGCTTTGTTTCCAGATATATTCTTAAAGATTGGGTACAAAACACCTTTGGCAGCAAAATTAAAAAAATTGACGATGGGGTAAAAAAAGAAGGTGCATTCTATCTTTTTACAGTGCGCTTAGTCCCAATATTTCCATTCTTCGCGATCAACCTGATTATGGGCATCACCAGCCTACCGTTGCGGACGTTTTTTTGGGTTTCACAACTAGGTATGCTACCCGGAACTGCTGTTTTTGTTAACGCAGGAAAACAGCTTGCAACCATTAATGATATTGCTGATGTGCTTCAGCCTGTACATATTATTTCTTTTGCCCTCCTTGGCGTGTTTCCTCTACTTGCTAAATTCCTTTTGAAATTTATTCGCAAAATAAAAGAGAGCAATTAA
- a CDS encoding glucokinase, with translation MKKILAADIGGTNSRFAAFTIHGKKIRYDSSIWISTNAASSFSHLLELLVHSNFDLHPIKADVAIFGVAGPVVDGLRCSPPNIAWDIDLTTIPDTFCCANALLINDFLAQAYAVSTPAFSNALEITAGTSVPNCPIAMLGAGTGLGKSLLVPDRSGGYLPVPTEGGHGVFPFITKDEVEYAEFLRSKIQRTTIIQDHVLSGSGLEHLFEFHTGNVAPSHTVVAHFTEHPTVLKWFARFYGRVCRNFVLDTFALGGLYITGGIAAKNPIVIEHDEFKTAFRGCEPHNDIFSNIPIKLNQNEESGLWGAAQYGADHLMHTSEPHPMV, from the coding sequence ATGAAGAAAATTCTAGCTGCCGACATAGGCGGAACAAATAGCCGCTTTGCCGCATTTACAATACACGGGAAAAAAATACGATACGACAGTAGCATTTGGATTTCCACCAACGCTGCCAGCAGTTTTTCGCATTTACTTGAACTGCTGGTGCATTCCAATTTTGACCTACATCCAATCAAAGCAGATGTTGCGATTTTTGGAGTCGCTGGTCCTGTAGTAGATGGTTTGCGGTGCAGCCCTCCGAATATTGCATGGGACATCGACCTCACCACTATTCCCGATACTTTTTGTTGTGCCAATGCGTTGCTGATTAACGACTTTCTCGCGCAAGCATATGCCGTTTCTACTCCTGCATTTAGCAATGCTCTCGAAATCACGGCAGGAACTTCAGTCCCCAACTGCCCTATCGCAATGCTGGGAGCAGGCACAGGGCTGGGCAAGTCTCTCCTTGTCCCTGACAGAAGTGGCGGCTACCTCCCTGTACCAACAGAGGGAGGGCATGGTGTCTTTCCTTTCATAACAAAGGATGAAGTTGAGTACGCCGAGTTCCTTCGTTCAAAAATTCAACGCACCACCATAATTCAAGATCATGTGCTTTCCGGCTCCGGTCTCGAGCATTTATTTGAATTTCACACTGGCAATGTTGCGCCGTCACATACTGTTGTCGCACATTTTACTGAACACCCTACGGTTCTGAAGTGGTTCGCACGCTTTTACGGGCGCGTATGTCGTAATTTTGTACTAGATACTTTTGCCCTCGGCGGGCTATATATAACAGGCGGAATCGCTGCAAAAAACCCAATTGTCATTGAGCATGACGAGTTCAAAACAGCATTTCGCGGCTGCGAACCACACAACGATATATTCAGCAATATCCCAATAAAGCTTAATCAAAACGAAGAATCCGGTCTATGGGGTGCTGCACAATATGGTGCAGACCACCTTATGCATACCTCCGAACCTCACCCGATGGTGTAA
- the hisA gene encoding 1-(5-phosphoribosyl)-5-[(5-phosphoribosylamino)methylideneamino]imidazole-4-carboxamide isomerase, with protein sequence MIIFPAVDIKGGQAVRLKQGKADQETVFSSDPVAMAKKWQEQGGKWLHVIDLDGAFSGEPVNRDLIQNICSSVSMPVQLGGGIRDLETAKAYLDAGVSRLIIGTIALTEPELFGSICKAFPGKIGVSLDAEGGVLKTKGWVEDSGQTIYDVLPRLEEQGVAFIIYTDIDRDGMQTGVNLPALTKLAQTASVPVIAAGGVATLDDIKALYPLTKDANLQGAISGKAIYTGTLDLKEASDWIATQA encoded by the coding sequence GTGATAATTTTTCCTGCTGTAGACATTAAAGGCGGACAGGCAGTTCGTCTTAAACAGGGTAAAGCCGATCAGGAAACTGTGTTTTCCTCCGATCCGGTTGCAATGGCTAAAAAATGGCAGGAACAAGGCGGAAAATGGCTCCATGTAATTGATCTTGATGGTGCTTTTTCCGGTGAACCGGTCAACCGTGACCTTATTCAGAATATTTGCTCAAGTGTGAGCATGCCTGTTCAGCTCGGCGGTGGTATCCGCGATCTTGAAACAGCAAAAGCATACCTCGATGCAGGCGTATCCCGTCTCATCATTGGTACTATCGCACTTACAGAGCCAGAATTGTTCGGATCTATCTGCAAAGCCTTTCCGGGTAAAATCGGTGTTTCTCTCGATGCTGAGGGCGGCGTACTGAAGACCAAAGGTTGGGTAGAAGACAGCGGTCAAACTATTTACGATGTACTCCCTCGTTTGGAAGAACAAGGCGTAGCTTTCATCATCTACACTGATATTGATCGCGACGGTATGCAGACGGGTGTAAACCTTCCGGCTCTTACCAAGTTGGCTCAGACAGCCTCTGTGCCAGTAATTGCTGCTGGTGGTGTTGCAACGCTTGATGACATTAAAGCGCTCTACCCACTCACAAAAGATGCAAATCTTCAAGGTGCTATTTCTGGTAAAGCAATTTACACCGGAACACTCGATCTAAAAGAAGCTTCCGACTGGATAGCAACTCAAGCGTAA